A genomic window from Antedon mediterranea chromosome 4, ecAntMedi1.1, whole genome shotgun sequence includes:
- the LOC140047592 gene encoding baculoviral IAP repeat-containing protein 7-A-like, producing MARSGFYYTGVGDCVECFCCRGQLKGLKSGDNVEQEHERLYPHCGYLPSRRNAYRVDDGTTNKQTSSSSSSSVLKICYPKFADLHERRRTFARWKIPAAGRIAEAGFFAIDVEAGRAACYNCAVVLDFRSTDERCDPLFEHARFYPFCDLLIQTKGTAYVEYVRNATERAVEKKCDVKPVPELFEALSLHVSSEGANKVHSSGLCKIDGWKEKEKEEDEEEEEEKKKGDVWKNKTTSAITVACLLEEEMKRKPIQQVVEMGYTIDTVENVVLQKLKEGKHFDSVVQLFDAVTTQLAQKEDGEKSAEVVAKPPAHASDSKDKSIVDLRSKVTQLLDQRLCKVCMEQDSNVCFLPCGHISACESCGRQLSECPICRGVIDTQKKVFLA from the coding sequence ATGGCTCGCTCCGGATTCTACTACACCGGAGTCGGCGACTGCGTTGAATGCTTCTGTTGCCGCGGTCAACTGAAAGGATTGAAATCTGGAGATAACGTGGAACAAGAACACGAGAGACTTTACCCGCACTGCGGCTACTTGCCGTCACGTCGCAACGCCTACCGGGTCGACGACGGCACCACGAACAAACAaacgtcgtcgtcgtcgtcgtcgtcggtTCTAAAAATTTGCTACCCTAAATTCGCCGACTTGCACGAAAGACGACGGACATTTGCACGCTGGAAGATCCCTGCGGCAGGCAGAATTGCAGAAGCCGGGTTCTTCGCGATCGACGTCGAGGCGGGTCGTGCAGCGTGCTACAACTGTGCCGTCGTGCTGGACTTCCGGTCGACCGATGAAAGATGCGACCCGTTGTTCGAGCATGCAAGATTTTATCCGTTTTGCGACCTGTTGATTCAGACTAAAGGTACCGCCTACGTAGAGTACGTCAGAAATGCGACGGAGAGAGCGGTCGAGAAGAAATGTGACGTAAAGCCCGTTCCCGAGTTGTTTGAAGCACTTTCGCTGCACGTCTCCTCCGAAGGCGCAAACAAAGTTCACTCGAGTGGTCTCTGCAAAATAGATGGGTGGAAAGAGAAGGAAAAAGAAGAagatgaagaagaagaagaagagaagAAAAAAGGAGACGTATGGAAAAACAAGACAACGTCTGCCATCACCGTCGCCTGTCTATTGGAAGAGGAGATGAAACGTAAACCCATCCAGCAGGTCGTAGAGATGGGCTACACCATCGACACCGTGGAAAACGTTGTGCTGCAAAAATTGAAAGAAGGCAAACATTTCGATTCTGTCGTGCAGTTGTTCGACGCCGTGACGACCCAACTCGCTCAGAAAGAGGACGGCGAAAAAAGTGCGGAGGTAGTGGCAAAGCCGCCTGCCCACGCTTCCGACTCGAAAGATAAGAGCATCGTCGATTTACGTTCTAAGGTGACGCAACTTCTAGACCAACGTCTTTGCAAGGTGTGCATGGAACAGGATTCGAACGTTTGTTTTCTTCCCTGCGGTCACATTTCAGCCTGCGAATCTTGCGGCCGACAGCTTTCAGAGTGTCCGATCTGCAGAGGCGTTATCGACACACAAAAGAAAGTCTTTCTGGCTTGA
- the LOC140046727 gene encoding baculoviral IAP repeat-containing protein 7-B-like encodes MSKNKNNKKKRKNKTKKQHAENAYESFPCSLSSSSSSLPLPDKMSSPFVLPSPNPTSPNPMSSYVARLASYKNWPIQNAVSSISLAQSGFYYTGTDDSVKCFSCTSGLKRWQAGDVADVVHGKFSPTCEFLSQKLAEANRSSTGSNDAVVKNKTKKQNAENAHEPFPRSSTSSLPDKMSSPSVLPSPPPTSPPPMSSYVARLASYKNWPIQNVVSSISLARSGFYYTGTDDHVKCFSCTGGLKGWEEGDVADVEHGKFYRTCEFLSQKRKEANRSSTMPS; translated from the coding sequence ATgtcaaagaataaaaataataagaaaaaaagaaaaaataaaacgaaaaaGCAACACGCTGAAAATGCATACGAATCATTTCCATGTTCtttgtcgtcgtcgtcgtcgtcgttgCCGCTACCCGACAAGATGTCGTCTCCGTTCGTGTTACCGTCTCCGAATCCCACGTCCCCGAATCCCATGTCCAGTTACGTAGCTCGGTTGGCATCTTACAAGAATTGGCCCATCCAGAACGCCGTATCATCGATCTCCTTGGCCCAATCCGGATTTTACTACACCGGCACGGATGACAGCGTCAAGTGCTTCTCCTGCACGAGCGGTCTTAAAAGATGGCAGGCAGGGGACGTCGCAGACGTCGTGCACGGAAAATTTTCTCCCACCTGCGAATTTTTGTCGCAGAAACTCGCGGAAGCAAACCGTAGCAGCACGGGCAGCAACGATGCCGTCGtgaagaataaaacaaaaaagcaaAACGCTGAAAACGCACACGAACCATTTCCACGTTCTTCGACGTCGTCGCTACCCGACAAGATGTCGTCTCCGTCCGTGTTACCGTCTCCGCCTCCCACGTCCCCGCCTCCCATGTCCAGTTACGTTGCTCGGTTGGCATCTTACAAGAATTGGCCCATCCAGAACGTTGTGTCGTCGATCTCTTTGGCTCGTTCCGGATTTTACTACACCGGCACGGATGACCACGTCAAATGCTTCTCCTGCACGGGCGGTCTTAAAGGCTGGGAGGAAGGGGACGTCGCAGACGTCGAGCACGGAAAGTTCTACCGGACCTGCGAATTTTTGTCGCAGAAACGCAAGGAAGCAAACCGCAGCAGCACGATGCCGTCGTGA